One part of the Parabacteroides distasonis ATCC 8503 genome encodes these proteins:
- a CDS encoding BamA/TamA family outer membrane protein, which produces MFRYLLIYMACLLFAFSVKAQGISNDTIPKEVLMLDGKPMTEKQIQRYHKQLHKDSIRANKRIWWSILGGPSYTPEASFGVGGAVLASFRLNKNDTISQRSFIPAGFNITLNGTFVFAGAGTLFFNENRFRIYISYGYRNEPSHYFGKGYETIEQIEKSDSTTKFHKSSFQLYPRFVWEVRPHLYTGPLFDINFSKSDDINPVMAEDPYFNKFKRDYVNIGVGGLIQYDTRNDVATPSSGMLLSAIAKVYGKYLGGAYNYEMFELEYRQFQQVFRPRSTLAWIAKTQIGVGNVPFTELPSFGSPFDLRGYYWGKYRDKTMAYGILEYRHMFGSVEKYKSGNFWAKCGFVGWVGTGTIGNAPIVDWNKWKFNYGVGLRIQMQPGKNFRLDVGKDPNQKGMAVYMNMTEAF; this is translated from the coding sequence ATGTTTAGATATCTTTTAATTTATATGGCCTGCCTTCTATTCGCCTTTTCCGTAAAGGCGCAAGGTATTTCCAATGACACGATTCCGAAAGAAGTGCTGATGCTGGACGGTAAGCCTATGACCGAAAAGCAAATACAACGTTATCATAAACAATTACATAAAGACTCCATACGGGCCAACAAAAGGATCTGGTGGTCTATCCTTGGCGGACCGTCTTACACGCCGGAAGCCTCCTTTGGCGTAGGTGGTGCGGTTTTGGCTAGCTTTCGCTTAAACAAGAATGATACGATATCCCAACGATCGTTTATCCCTGCGGGATTTAACATCACCTTAAACGGGACGTTCGTTTTTGCCGGTGCTGGTACCTTATTCTTCAACGAGAATCGCTTCCGTATTTATATCAGTTACGGTTATCGGAACGAACCTTCGCATTATTTCGGGAAAGGCTATGAGACGATCGAGCAAATCGAGAAGAGCGACTCGACAACGAAATTCCATAAGAGTTCTTTCCAACTATATCCCCGTTTCGTATGGGAAGTTAGGCCTCATTTATATACGGGTCCTCTTTTTGATATTAATTTCAGCAAATCAGATGATATCAACCCGGTGATGGCCGAAGATCCTTATTTCAATAAGTTCAAACGAGATTATGTCAATATCGGTGTCGGCGGCTTGATTCAATACGATACACGAAATGATGTGGCGACCCCAAGTTCCGGTATGTTACTAAGCGCGATCGCCAAGGTGTACGGAAAGTATTTAGGCGGTGCATATAATTATGAGATGTTCGAACTGGAATACCGCCAATTCCAGCAAGTATTTCGTCCTCGTAGCACCTTGGCATGGATCGCCAAGACACAAATCGGTGTGGGGAACGTTCCTTTTACGGAGCTTCCTTCATTTGGTTCCCCTTTCGATCTTCGCGGATATTATTGGGGGAAGTACCGTGACAAGACCATGGCGTATGGGATTCTGGAGTATCGTCATATGTTCGGCAGCGTGGAGAAATATAAGAGCGGTAATTTCTGGGCGAAGTGTGGTTTTGTAGGTTGGGTTGGCACGGGTACGATCGGAAACGCTCCTATCGTAGACTGGAATAAGTGGAAATTCAACTACGGCGTAGGCCTACGTATCCAAATGCAACCCGGCAAGAACTTCCGCCTAGACGTAGGCAAAGACCCGAACCAAAAAGGAATGGCGGTTTATATGAATATGACGGAAGCCTTCTAA
- a CDS encoding 2-hydroxyacid dehydrogenase, with amino-acid sequence MAYKIAFFGAKPYDIASFDKINERYEFDIRYYKGHLNINNVVLTQGVDAVCIFVNDTADAAVIDALVANGVKLLALRCAGFNNVDLNAARGKLPVVRVPAYSPYAVAEYTLALMLSLNRKIHRAYWRTRDGNFSLNGLMGFDMHGKTAGIIGTGKIAKILIHILKGLGMRVLANDLYPDEKFAKEEGITYVSLDELYKESDIISLHCPLTDQTRYLINDDSIAKMKDGVMIINTGRGLLIHTNALIEGLKTKKVSAAGLDVYEEEGDYFYEDKSDKIIDDDVLARLLSFNNVIVTSHQAFFTKEALHNIADTTLRNIKDFEEGRPLVNEVTK; translated from the coding sequence ATGGCGTATAAGATTGCGTTTTTTGGTGCTAAACCCTACGACATCGCTTCTTTCGATAAGATCAATGAGCGGTATGAGTTCGATATTCGTTACTATAAAGGACATTTGAATATCAATAATGTCGTCTTAACCCAAGGGGTAGACGCTGTATGTATTTTCGTGAACGACACGGCTGATGCCGCCGTAATAGACGCTTTGGTTGCCAATGGTGTGAAACTGTTGGCGCTTCGTTGCGCCGGTTTTAATAATGTGGATTTGAATGCCGCCAGGGGGAAATTACCGGTCGTACGCGTACCGGCCTACTCACCTTATGCGGTCGCTGAATATACGTTGGCCTTGATGTTATCGTTAAACCGTAAGATACACCGGGCATACTGGCGTACGAGAGATGGCAACTTCTCCTTGAATGGCTTGATGGGATTTGATATGCATGGCAAGACCGCCGGTATTATCGGTACCGGAAAGATCGCCAAGATATTGATTCATATCTTAAAAGGATTGGGGATGCGTGTATTGGCAAATGACCTGTATCCGGATGAGAAATTCGCCAAGGAGGAAGGGATCACCTATGTCTCTTTAGACGAGTTATACAAAGAGTCCGATATCATTTCCTTGCATTGCCCGTTGACTGACCAGACTCGTTATCTGATCAACGACGATTCGATCGCCAAGATGAAAGACGGCGTAATGATTATCAATACGGGACGCGGGTTACTGATCCATACCAACGCCTTGATCGAGGGATTGAAGACCAAGAAAGTATCCGCCGCTGGATTGGATGTCTACGAGGAGGAAGGAGACTATTTCTACGAGGATAAATCGGATAAGATTATCGATGATGATGTCTTGGCCCGTCTACTCTCGTTCAACAATGTGATCGTTACTTCCCATCAGGCGTTTTTCACGAAAGAGGCTCTGCATAATATCGCCGATACTACCTTGCGGAACATCAAGGATTTCGAGGAAGGCCGTCCCTTAGTGAACGAAGTGACCAAGTAA
- the cbiD gene encoding cobalt-precorrin-5B (C(1))-methyltransferase CbiD, with protein MILILGGTTEGRVAVRVADEAAATYYYSTKGTLQSIECAHGIRLTGAMNAEEMECFCRDHAIKLLIDAAHPFAQVLHQTIEKVSKCLQIPVIRYERRYPPRDEDLIWCDSYADAIHQMENKGIQRLLALSGVNTLAPLRPYWRSHTTWFRILEREESLSLAEKQGFPQERLVFYREGEDELKLLEQLHPDAILTKESGFSGYFTDKVNAARQFGIPVFVVKRPALPETFYRVYGEDGLRKQIERLLPEFFPLKSGYTTGACATAAAKAALLALLSRKEQTESQITLPSGEQITLPVAYTEWAGCSSATCTVIKESGDDPDVTNHSRIRVTVQLSPDASGCATVMAQEEHCQETESDDTGRVIFQAGEGVGTVTLPGLGLKVGGPAINATPRKMIRQELIPLLPSPDSVAIVTVSVPGGEELAKRTFNPKLGIIGGISIIGTSGIVRPFSSDAFIASIRKEASVAKAIGCETLVINSGAKSERYLRSLYASLPPQSFVHYGNFIGETLKIAADLGFKQVILGIMIGKAVKLAEGFLDTHSKKVVMNKGFLQDVAKEAKCEEATVDAINRITLARELWELLTEKDQNRFFPLLLQKCKSYCAPILPDGELTLLLISEEGKVLYQS; from the coding sequence ATGATACTGATCCTTGGAGGAACGACAGAAGGTCGTGTGGCTGTGCGGGTAGCGGACGAGGCAGCCGCTACCTATTACTATTCTACGAAAGGAACTTTGCAATCCATTGAATGTGCGCATGGAATCCGTTTGACCGGAGCCATGAATGCGGAGGAAATGGAGTGTTTTTGTCGTGACCACGCGATTAAGCTATTGATTGATGCGGCACACCCTTTCGCTCAAGTGTTACACCAAACGATCGAAAAAGTATCGAAATGTTTACAGATTCCGGTGATCCGTTACGAACGTCGGTATCCACCTCGTGATGAGGACTTGATTTGGTGCGATAGTTATGCAGACGCAATTCACCAAATGGAAAACAAAGGTATCCAACGGCTACTTGCCCTCAGTGGCGTGAACACCCTTGCCCCGCTCCGCCCTTATTGGCGATCGCATACCACTTGGTTCCGTATATTGGAGCGGGAGGAATCTTTGTCGTTGGCCGAAAAGCAGGGCTTCCCCCAAGAACGTCTGGTTTTCTATCGAGAAGGTGAGGATGAGTTAAAGTTGTTGGAGCAACTCCATCCGGATGCGATCTTGACAAAGGAAAGTGGTTTCTCCGGCTATTTTACGGATAAAGTGAACGCTGCCCGCCAATTCGGAATACCAGTATTTGTCGTGAAGCGTCCCGCATTACCGGAAACTTTCTACCGAGTGTATGGTGAAGACGGATTGCGTAAACAAATTGAACGCCTATTACCAGAATTCTTTCCCTTGAAAAGCGGATATACGACCGGAGCTTGTGCTACCGCCGCCGCAAAAGCTGCTTTATTGGCCTTATTATCACGGAAGGAACAAACAGAAAGCCAGATAACATTACCCTCGGGAGAACAGATAACGTTGCCGGTAGCCTATACCGAATGGGCCGGGTGTTCCTCCGCCACCTGTACCGTGATCAAGGAGTCTGGGGATGATCCGGACGTGACGAATCATAGCCGGATCCGGGTTACTGTTCAATTATCTCCCGATGCATCCGGTTGTGCCACGGTAATGGCACAAGAAGAACATTGTCAAGAAACAGAAAGCGACGATACGGGAAGAGTCATCTTCCAAGCAGGTGAAGGAGTCGGAACCGTGACCCTTCCGGGACTCGGCTTGAAAGTCGGTGGCCCGGCTATAAACGCCACGCCCCGTAAGATGATCCGGCAAGAGCTGATTCCACTCCTGCCCTCACCCGATTCCGTCGCTATTGTCACGGTCTCGGTTCCCGGTGGCGAGGAGTTGGCGAAACGTACCTTCAATCCGAAACTTGGAATTATCGGGGGAATCTCTATTATCGGGACATCCGGAATCGTGCGTCCTTTCTCATCGGACGCTTTTATCGCCTCGATACGGAAAGAAGCCAGTGTCGCCAAAGCGATAGGTTGCGAGACGTTGGTTATTAATTCCGGGGCGAAGAGTGAACGCTACCTTCGGAGCTTATACGCTTCTTTGCCTCCACAATCATTCGTCCATTACGGGAATTTTATCGGAGAGACGCTAAAGATCGCTGCCGATTTAGGTTTCAAGCAGGTTATCTTAGGCATCATGATCGGCAAGGCGGTGAAACTTGCGGAAGGTTTCCTGGATACACACAGCAAAAAAGTCGTCATGAACAAAGGCTTCCTTCAAGATGTAGCGAAAGAAGCGAAATGCGAGGAGGCGACCGTAGATGCAATCAATCGGATTACGTTGGCCCGTGAATTATGGGAGCTTCTTACGGAAAAAGATCAAAATCGTTTCTTCCCATTACTTTTACAAAAATGTAAATCGTATTGCGCTCCTATCCTTCCCGACGGCGAACTAACCTTGCTGTTAATATCCGAAGAGGGCAAGGTCTTATACCAATCTTAG
- the cobM gene encoding precorrin-4 C(11)-methyltransferase, with protein sequence MSTISIIPISDSSRVLAERILASYPEAKILPFGSFSKEVFHESSSLVFIGAMGICVRSIAPFAEDKHTDPAVVCIDSTGKYVIPVLSGHIGGANDLSKELANLLGAEAIITTQSDNANLWALDTLGKKYDWTLIAKDSNAAISTFVNGKPTALLLDIRDKGTDYLERTVPSHVSIFYSFEAIPQQDYELLMIVSPQQYDTSIPTITYIPKVLHLGMGCRKDMQGDPTVVYEHIKDVLRDKRLYPEALADVNTIDLKKCEPVLTLLAYGVMECPFHTYTSEELKDIPVPNPSEKVLEVTESPSVSEASAIYAAHGGPLLVEKQKADLGKGNEYTFAVALDRAACRKGHIEIVGAGPGDPDLISIRGRQMLEKADLILYAGSLVPKELTLCAKAGATVRSSADMNLEEQFALMKEFYDKGLFVVRLHTGDPCIYGAIQEQMNYFDQYGMDYHITPGISSFQAAAAALYSQFTIPEKVQTIILTRGEGRTPMPEKEQLHKLAQSQSTMCIFLSAGVVEKVQEELSRHYAPTTPVAACYKLTWKDERIYRGQLKDLAKIVKENHLTLTTLLVVGDAIDNRKGLSRLYADEFKHLFRK encoded by the coding sequence ATGAGTACAATATCAATTATTCCAATATCCGATAGCAGCCGGGTGCTTGCTGAGCGAATTCTTGCTTCTTATCCTGAGGCGAAGATCTTACCATTCGGCTCTTTCTCAAAAGAGGTTTTTCACGAATCCAGTAGTTTGGTATTTATAGGAGCGATGGGAATTTGCGTACGCAGTATCGCTCCCTTCGCGGAAGATAAACATACCGATCCGGCCGTGGTTTGTATAGATAGTACCGGCAAATACGTGATTCCTGTCTTATCCGGACATATCGGTGGAGCGAACGATCTTTCCAAAGAGTTAGCGAACCTATTAGGAGCCGAAGCGATTATTACGACACAAAGCGACAACGCAAACCTATGGGCGCTCGATACATTAGGGAAGAAATACGATTGGACCTTGATCGCCAAAGATAGCAATGCCGCCATCTCCACTTTTGTCAATGGAAAACCGACAGCGCTACTCCTTGATATACGAGATAAAGGAACGGATTATTTGGAGCGTACGGTCCCGTCTCATGTCTCTATCTTTTATTCCTTCGAGGCGATACCGCAGCAAGACTATGAGTTATTGATGATCGTCAGTCCCCAACAATACGATACATCCATCCCTACGATCACCTATATACCGAAAGTCCTCCACCTAGGAATGGGTTGCCGCAAGGATATGCAAGGCGATCCTACGGTCGTTTACGAACATATTAAAGATGTATTGCGTGATAAACGCCTATATCCGGAAGCTTTGGCGGATGTAAATACAATCGATTTGAAGAAATGCGAACCGGTGCTGACATTATTGGCTTATGGAGTTATGGAATGCCCTTTCCACACCTATACATCGGAGGAGCTGAAAGATATCCCGGTACCCAATCCCTCGGAGAAGGTACTGGAGGTAACCGAATCCCCAAGTGTATCGGAAGCTTCCGCCATTTATGCGGCTCATGGCGGTCCGCTTTTGGTCGAGAAGCAAAAAGCGGATTTAGGGAAAGGAAATGAATATACCTTTGCCGTAGCGTTAGATCGGGCGGCCTGCCGCAAGGGACATATCGAGATCGTAGGAGCCGGTCCCGGCGATCCGGACTTGATCTCTATCCGCGGACGGCAAATGTTGGAGAAAGCGGATTTGATCCTGTATGCAGGAAGCCTCGTCCCGAAAGAACTTACCTTATGCGCGAAGGCAGGCGCTACGGTGCGAAGCTCGGCGGATATGAATCTGGAAGAACAGTTCGCGTTGATGAAAGAGTTTTATGATAAAGGATTGTTTGTCGTTCGTTTGCACACGGGCGATCCTTGCATCTATGGAGCTATTCAAGAGCAAATGAATTACTTTGATCAATACGGGATGGATTATCATATCACTCCGGGTATCTCCTCTTTCCAAGCCGCCGCCGCCGCTCTTTATTCTCAGTTCACGATTCCGGAGAAAGTACAAACGATCATCCTCACTCGTGGCGAAGGACGTACGCCCATGCCTGAGAAAGAGCAACTGCACAAACTGGCTCAAAGCCAAAGTACGATGTGTATTTTCTTAAGCGCCGGTGTCGTAGAGAAGGTCCAAGAGGAATTATCGCGACATTACGCTCCAACCACTCCGGTAGCCGCTTGCTATAAATTGACATGGAAAGACGAGCGGATCTACCGTGGGCAACTGAAAGATCTCGCGAAAATCGTAAAAGAGAATCATCTTACACTGACAACATTACTTGTCGTCGGGGATGCCATCGATAATCGCAAGGGTCTATCCCGCTTATATGCGGATGAATTCAAACATCTTTTCCGTAAGTAA
- the thiD gene encoding bifunctional hydroxymethylpyrimidine kinase/phosphomethylpyrimidine kinase has protein sequence MDKNEMYRYPVALTIAGSDSGGGAGIQADIKTFSSLGVFGASAITAITAQNTQGVRGIQAISPEILRGQIEAILEDFIVDAVKIGMLHNKDAVKVVSETLPSFRRTSIILDPVMISTSGSKLLEDDAIRTIMDELFPKATLLTPNIPETEYLSGIKINNEADILCAARKLQEKGCNAILIKGGHIPGVETVDRLFINENNPICLASPTVETFNTHGTGCTLSSAIAAYMALGHSLVEAVRLAKEYMNNALVHGANVCMGKGHGPVNHFFSPSALHKIRWNHE, from the coding sequence ATGGATAAAAATGAAATGTACCGTTATCCGGTAGCTTTAACGATCGCGGGCTCTGATAGTGGCGGTGGTGCCGGAATACAAGCGGATATTAAGACTTTTTCCTCGCTGGGGGTTTTTGGAGCCTCGGCGATAACGGCTATAACCGCTCAAAACACACAGGGAGTGCGAGGGATCCAAGCGATCTCTCCCGAGATTTTGAGAGGACAAATCGAAGCTATTCTTGAGGATTTCATCGTAGATGCCGTAAAAATAGGGATGCTACATAACAAGGATGCCGTAAAGGTTGTATCTGAGACTTTACCTTCCTTCCGACGAACTTCTATCATTTTAGATCCAGTGATGATATCCACGAGCGGAAGTAAATTATTGGAGGATGACGCCATCCGAACCATCATGGATGAGTTGTTCCCTAAAGCGACACTGCTTACTCCGAATATTCCCGAGACGGAATATCTTTCCGGTATAAAAATCAATAACGAGGCGGATATCTTATGTGCCGCCCGGAAATTGCAGGAAAAAGGATGTAACGCTATATTGATCAAAGGGGGGCATATTCCCGGAGTAGAAACGGTGGATCGGTTATTTATCAATGAGAATAATCCGATTTGTCTGGCCTCGCCAACAGTGGAGACCTTCAATACCCATGGAACGGGCTGTACGCTATCGTCCGCCATCGCCGCTTATATGGCACTCGGCCATTCATTGGTGGAAGCCGTACGATTAGCCAAGGAATATATGAATAACGCGCTCGTTCACGGGGCAAATGTATGCATGGGAAAAGGGCACGGACCTGTAAACCACTTCTTCTCACCCTCTGCCCTTCATAAAATCCGATGGAATCATGAATAA
- a CDS encoding patatin-like phospholipase family protein, which yields MEIDSQTGLVLEGGGMRAIFTVGVLDYFMDHDIWFPYTIGVSAGASNGISYASRQRGRSRFSNIDLLKKYNYIGLRHFLRGRGYIDLNFLFYVYPDLYYPLDYDTYFKSKDRFVMVTSNCLTGKAEYFEEKKDKKRLVDICKASCTLPILCPITYVDGIPMVDGGVCDAIPIRRAIADGFSKNVIILTRNKGYRKEEKDFYLPGFIYNKYPAIREQLRLRYRRYNEVLDYIDQLEAEGKAFVIRPQSPIKVGRTGSDTKKLEELYEEGYECGKQITQL from the coding sequence ATGGAAATAGATAGTCAGACAGGTTTGGTGTTGGAAGGTGGCGGAATGCGTGCTATATTTACGGTGGGAGTATTGGATTATTTTATGGATCATGATATTTGGTTTCCTTATACGATCGGAGTATCGGCGGGCGCGAGTAACGGAATCTCGTATGCTTCCCGCCAGCGGGGACGCTCTCGTTTTAGCAATATCGACCTATTGAAGAAATATAATTACATAGGTCTTCGTCATTTCTTACGGGGAAGGGGATATATCGATCTGAATTTCTTGTTTTATGTCTATCCGGATTTGTATTATCCGTTGGATTACGATACCTATTTCAAGTCCAAGGATCGGTTCGTTATGGTCACGAGCAATTGCTTGACGGGTAAAGCGGAATATTTCGAGGAGAAGAAAGATAAGAAACGTTTGGTGGATATCTGTAAAGCATCTTGCACCTTACCGATCCTCTGTCCAATTACGTATGTAGACGGGATACCGATGGTCGACGGAGGCGTATGCGATGCCATCCCTATCCGACGGGCTATCGCCGACGGCTTCTCCAAGAACGTCATCATCCTTACCCGTAACAAAGGCTATCGGAAAGAAGAGAAAGATTTTTACCTTCCCGGCTTTATTTATAACAAATACCCGGCGATCCGGGAACAGTTGCGACTACGATACCGGCGGTACAACGAGGTCTTGGATTACATAGACCAACTGGAGGCCGAAGGAAAAGCCTTCGTCATCCGTCCGCAAAGCCCGATTAAAGTCGGCCGTACCGGAAGCGACACAAAGAAACTGGAAGAACTATATGAGGAAGGCTACGAATGCGGAAAACAAATCACTCAATTGTAG
- the thiC gene encoding phosphomethylpyrimidine synthase ThiC, with protein sequence MANKKNMRISYPSSEKIYVPGEINKIKVGMRKIKLLDTVTLDEHGERIFKKNNPVIVYDTSGPYSDPKISIDIAKGLPRIREEWYGKRKDVVQLPELTSAYGRERLADASLDSLRFPKRYLPFRAKEGKNITQMYYAKKRIITPEMEYVAIRENQQIEALGLKSYITPEFVRKEIAAGRAIIPANINHPEAEPMIIGKKFLVKINTNIGNSALSSGIDEEIEKAIWSCKWGGDTLMDLSTGDHIHETREWIIRNCPVPMGTVPIYQALEKVNGKVEDLSWEIYRDTLVEQAEQGVDYFTIHAGLLRKHVELTATRLTGIVSRGGSIMAKWMQLHDEENFLYTHFAEICEILKAYDVAVSIGDGLRPGSIYDANDAAQFAELHTMGELTKIAWEQFVQVIIEGPGHVPMNKIHENMKEQQYACHGAPFYTLGPLTTDIAPGYDHITSAIGGAQIAWHGTAMICYVTPKEHLGLPNKEDVRNGVVAYKIAAHAADLAKGHPGAQVRDNALSKARFDFRWKDQFNLSLDPERALQYYKESAVTDGEYCTMCGPNFCAMRLSKDLQGCK encoded by the coding sequence ATGGCTAATAAAAAGAATATGCGTATTTCCTATCCGTCCTCGGAAAAGATTTATGTCCCGGGCGAGATCAATAAGATCAAGGTTGGTATGCGTAAGATTAAATTGTTGGACACGGTAACCTTGGATGAGCATGGAGAACGAATCTTCAAGAAGAACAATCCGGTAATCGTTTACGATACGAGCGGCCCGTATTCCGATCCCAAGATATCGATTGATATCGCTAAAGGACTTCCTCGTATACGTGAGGAATGGTACGGTAAGCGTAAAGATGTGGTTCAATTGCCGGAATTGACTTCCGCTTATGGCCGTGAGCGATTGGCGGACGCGAGTCTGGATTCCCTGCGTTTCCCCAAGCGATACTTGCCTTTCCGGGCTAAAGAGGGTAAGAATATCACCCAGATGTATTATGCGAAGAAGCGCATTATCACTCCGGAAATGGAGTACGTGGCGATCCGTGAGAACCAGCAAATCGAGGCTTTGGGACTGAAGTCGTATATCACGCCGGAGTTCGTCCGCAAGGAAATCGCCGCCGGTCGCGCGATCATCCCGGCGAATATCAATCACCCGGAAGCCGAGCCGATGATTATCGGTAAGAAATTCTTGGTAAAGATCAATACCAATATCGGTAACTCCGCTCTTTCCTCCGGTATCGACGAGGAGATCGAGAAGGCTATATGGAGTTGTAAATGGGGCGGAGACACGTTGATGGATCTCTCTACCGGCGATCATATCCATGAGACGCGCGAATGGATTATCCGTAACTGCCCGGTTCCGATGGGTACGGTTCCTATTTATCAAGCCTTGGAGAAAGTGAATGGTAAGGTAGAGGATCTTTCTTGGGAGATCTATCGGGATACGTTGGTCGAGCAGGCGGAACAGGGCGTGGATTATTTCACGATCCACGCGGGTTTGTTGCGCAAGCATGTGGAGCTGACGGCGACTCGCCTGACGGGGATCGTATCCAGAGGCGGATCGATCATGGCCAAATGGATGCAGCTTCATGACGAGGAAAACTTCCTGTACACGCATTTCGCCGAGATCTGCGAGATACTGAAGGCATACGACGTGGCGGTCTCTATCGGAGACGGGCTTCGTCCCGGTTCTATCTATGACGCGAACGACGCGGCACAATTCGCCGAGCTTCACACGATGGGAGAACTGACGAAAATAGCTTGGGAGCAGTTCGTACAAGTGATTATCGAAGGCCCGGGCCATGTTCCCATGAATAAGATTCATGAGAATATGAAGGAACAACAGTATGCCTGTCATGGAGCGCCGTTCTATACGCTGGGCCCGTTGACGACCGATATCGCTCCTGGATACGATCATATCACGTCGGCTATCGGTGGCGCGCAAATTGCTTGGCATGGGACGGCCATGATCTGCTACGTTACGCCGAAGGAGCATTTGGGATTGCCGAATAAGGAAGACGTGCGTAATGGGGTGGTCGCTTATAAGATAGCGGCGCATGCCGCTGACTTGGCGAAAGGGCATCCCGGCGCTCAAGTACGTGATAACGCGTTGAGCAAGGCACGTTTTGATTTCCGCTGGAAAGACCAGTTCAATTTGTCCTTGGACCCGGAAAGGGCTTTACAGTATTATAAGGAGAGTGCTGTTACGGATGGAGAGTACTGTACGATGTGCGGTCCTAATTTCTGCGCTATGCGGTTAAGTAAGGATTTGCAAGGTTGTAAATAA
- a CDS encoding thiamine phosphate synthase, which yields MNKLVVITTPYFFADEASLIELLFAEGMSRLHLRKPDCKRDELEGLLDKISPAYYDRIVLHDWFTLAEERALGGIHLNKRNPEAPPLYKGSISRSCHSLEEIIEYKPVCDYVFLSPIFQSISKEGYGSGFSLDGLRNAKGIIDDKVIALGGICPRTITKLKDIPFGGVAVLGALWGNDPSLFVADQLIKQFKRLQVWP from the coding sequence ATGAATAAGCTGGTCGTAATTACTACACCTTATTTTTTCGCGGATGAAGCTTCTTTGATCGAACTTCTATTCGCGGAAGGAATGTCTCGTTTACATCTACGTAAACCGGATTGTAAACGTGATGAATTGGAGGGCTTATTGGATAAGATCTCTCCGGCTTATTACGACAGGATCGTTCTTCATGATTGGTTTACCTTGGCAGAAGAAAGGGCTTTAGGAGGAATCCATTTGAACAAGAGGAACCCGGAAGCTCCACCTTTATATAAAGGTAGTATAAGTCGTTCTTGCCATAGTCTGGAAGAGATTATCGAGTATAAACCGGTATGCGACTATGTGTTCCTTAGCCCGATCTTTCAGAGTATATCCAAAGAAGGATATGGTAGCGGATTCTCCTTAGATGGATTGCGAAATGCGAAGGGCATCATCGATGATAAGGTGATTGCCTTGGGAGGAATCTGCCCGCGGACAATAACGAAATTAAAAGATATCCCCTTCGGCGGTGTCGCCGTTCTCGGGGCCCTTTGGGGAAACGATCCCTCCCTTTTTGTTGCGGATCAACTCATAAAACAATTCAAACGATTACAAGTATGGCCTTAA
- a CDS encoding thiamine phosphate synthase, producing the protein MALNYYFGYDENGRVDRRTTGLRPPFGGNNRLMFITHRTPKYTECDEVSMAIQGGCSWIQLRMKDGIYEDTVRTCATICAEECERIVDFCVNDDLEAAVTCGATACHLGKNDMPLDIAWEVLRDKLDSNAIFYIGATANTFEDIRLAVERGASYIGLGPYRFTGTKKNLSPILGLDGYRKIIAQCKEADIDIPIFAIGGITLEDVGPLMETGITGIAVSGAIINASDPVEETRRFIEEINKY; encoded by the coding sequence ATGGCCTTAAATTATTATTTCGGATATGATGAGAATGGAAGAGTCGATCGGAGAACAACCGGATTACGCCCCCCTTTTGGTGGAAACAATCGCTTGATGTTTATAACGCATCGTACGCCTAAATATACGGAATGCGACGAGGTAAGCATGGCAATCCAAGGAGGGTGCTCATGGATACAGTTGCGCATGAAGGATGGGATTTATGAGGATACCGTACGTACATGTGCAACTATCTGCGCGGAAGAATGTGAGCGAATCGTGGATTTCTGCGTAAACGATGATCTGGAGGCTGCCGTGACATGTGGCGCTACGGCTTGTCATCTGGGTAAGAATGATATGCCCTTGGATATCGCTTGGGAAGTACTGAGAGACAAGTTAGATTCCAATGCCATCTTCTATATCGGGGCTACGGCGAATACCTTTGAGGATATCCGGCTGGCCGTAGAGCGAGGCGCCTCGTATATCGGACTAGGGCCGTATCGCTTTACGGGTACCAAGAAGAATTTGAGTCCCATCTTAGGCTTGGATGGTTATCGTAAAATAATCGCTCAATGCAAGGAGGCTGACATTGATATTCCTATCTTCGCGATAGGTGGTATTACGCTGGAAGACGTAGGCCCTTTGATGGAGACAGGTATAACCGGAATCGCTGTTTCGGGCGCGATTATCAATGCTTCCGATCCCGTGGAGGAAACCCGCCGGTTTATAGAGGAAATCAATAAGTACTAA